The following proteins are encoded in a genomic region of Calditrichota bacterium:
- a CDS encoding amidohydrolase family protein: MKKRELVLAGLVACAAFWPLMAQDKADLILYHGKVITVDAQDHIFQAVAIKGDKILAVGSDAEILQLLRPGCLKVDMNGKTVTPGLIDSHHHLMYYGAQFWPAFLNIRHPVVTSKADLLRVVGDYARQLNPGDWISANQGFTLQAFETIDRWNIDSVAPNNPAYLRHCSGQYAVVNSLALQIAGIDSSTPNPPGARIMRDESGQPTGILSHYPAENLVAKHAPGYGDRSEGQKFEDIELGQQLCFQAGYTSVQDVIVGSVKDIMAYKHFADAGRLKARVYALLYIDYEQEADTLVRRFQRIQSGRFKFGGWKLAKDRGVAARTTLSYDKGLCAATNFYPYHPQDELNRMVSTLHNTGLQVAVHVLGDEGIDMTITGFEQAMQANPRPNPRHRIEHGLFPTPTALQRMRNAGIILSTQPQWITWYGDG, from the coding sequence ATGAAAAAGAGAGAACTTGTCCTTGCGGGGTTGGTCGCATGTGCCGCCTTCTGGCCGCTGATGGCCCAGGACAAGGCCGACCTCATCCTCTACCACGGCAAAGTCATCACGGTGGATGCCCAGGACCACATTTTCCAGGCCGTAGCGATCAAGGGTGACAAGATTCTTGCCGTTGGCAGCGATGCGGAAATTCTCCAGCTCTTGAGACCCGGGTGCCTGAAGGTCGACATGAACGGAAAGACGGTCACTCCTGGCCTTATCGATTCGCACCACCATCTCATGTACTACGGGGCGCAGTTCTGGCCAGCCTTTCTGAATATCCGTCACCCGGTGGTCACTTCCAAAGCCGACCTGCTGCGTGTGGTAGGCGATTACGCGCGCCAACTGAACCCCGGCGACTGGATCTCAGCCAATCAAGGCTTTACTCTCCAGGCCTTTGAAACCATCGACCGTTGGAACATCGATTCCGTGGCGCCGAACAACCCGGCCTATCTGCGCCATTGTAGCGGTCAATACGCCGTGGTCAATTCCTTGGCCTTGCAGATTGCCGGCATCGATAGCTCCACACCCAACCCGCCAGGCGCCCGCATCATGAGAGATGAGTCTGGACAACCGACGGGTATCTTGTCCCACTATCCGGCAGAAAACCTGGTCGCCAAACATGCTCCTGGCTATGGTGACCGCAGCGAGGGCCAAAAGTTCGAAGACATAGAACTCGGGCAACAGCTCTGCTTTCAGGCCGGCTACACCTCGGTTCAGGACGTCATCGTCGGCAGCGTGAAAGACATCATGGCCTACAAGCATTTTGCCGACGCGGGCCGGCTCAAGGCGCGGGTCTACGCCCTGCTCTACATCGACTATGAGCAAGAAGCCGACACGCTGGTCAGGAGGTTCCAGCGCATCCAGTCGGGGCGCTTCAAGTTCGGCGGTTGGAAGCTGGCCAAGGATAGAGGGGTCGCGGCCCGCACCACCTTGTCTTACGACAAAGGCCTCTGCGCTGCCACCAACTTTTACCCCTACCATCCCCAAGATGAGCTCAACCGCATGGTCAGCACCTTGCACAATACCGGCCTGCAGGTGGCGGTTCACGTGCTGGGCGATGAAGGCATCGACATGACCATCACCGGCTTTGAACAGGCCATGCAGGCCAACCCACGACCCAACCCGCGCCATCGGATCGAGCACGGCCTCTTTCCGACCCCCACCGCGCTGCAGCGCATGCGGAACGCGGGGATCATTCTCTCCACACAGCCGCAATGGATCACCTGGTACGGAGACGGCTAG